One part of the Lotus japonicus ecotype B-129 chromosome 2, LjGifu_v1.2 genome encodes these proteins:
- the LOC130736516 gene encoding putative F-box protein At3g16210, translating to MVYEGENSKPTLVDLKPPFIFKNNVSNIAPHAHSNDIIYLELLNAPYNPNQMILWNPATREVKFLPSPPPMKPALCNFFHVAHEFGFDPKTNDYKVVSIVVGVEFFLEEYEKLNGQVYSLRSHSWKVVNVGVSARYIAKSMFNAYLHGAYHWLAESGGVEFVLCFNMSDDVFWKMNLPKVISQEENNKFYIRHSNIVVLNESVCYLREYMRSEFHFEILMMNEYGVEETWVKMFNLVRGPCPEILLELWKEDNDDVFVLEGEEFQPLVLYMIGEQKVVKEFPLRLGIEQRAFRNVESVVPLCGLVHEEA from the coding sequence ATGGTCTATGAAGgtgaaaattcaaaacccacccTTGTTGATTTGAAGCCACCATTCATCTTCAAAAACAATGTAAGCAACATCGCACCTCATGCTCATTCCAACGACATCATCTACCTTGAACTGCTGAATGCTCCCTACAACCCCAATCAAATGATTCTCTGGAATCCAGCCACCAGAGAGGTAAAGTTTCTTCCTTCCCCTCCTCCAATGAAACCTGCACTTTGTAACTTCTTTCACGTGGCGCATGAGTTCGGTTTTGATCCCAAAACTAATGACTACAAGGTCGTGAGCATTGTAGTGGGtgtagaatttttcttggaggaATATGAAAAGCTCAATGGTCAAGTATATAGCCTTCGTTCTCATTCATGGAAAGTGGTTAACGTTGGTGTTTCTGCTAGATACATAGCTAAATCCATGTTTAATGCTTATTTACATGGAGCTTATCATTGGTTAGCTGAATCTGGTGGTGTTGAATTTGTGCTGTGTTTTAACATGAGCGATGATGTGTTTTGGAAAATGAACCTGCCCAAAGTTATATCTCAGGAAGAGAACAACAAATTTTACATTAGGCATTCAAATATTGTTGTTTTGAATGAATCTGTTTGTTATCTTAGGGAGTATATGCGTTCTGAATTTcattttgagattttgatgatgaaTGAATATGGTGTAGAAGAGACTTGGGTGAAAATGTTTAACCTTGTGCGTGGACCTTGTCCTGAAATTCTTCTGGAGTTATGGAAAGAAGACAATGATGATGTTTTTGTGCTAGAAGGGGAAGAGTTTCAACCGTTGGTTTTGTACATGATTGGTGAACAAAAGGTTGTGAAAGAGTTTCCTCTTCGCTTAGGAATTGAGCAACGTGCTTTTAGAAATGTGGAGAGTGTTGTTCCCCTATGTGGTTTGGTTCATGAGGAAGCTTGA